From the Eschrichtius robustus isolate mEscRob2 chromosome 3, mEscRob2.pri, whole genome shotgun sequence genome, the window tataaaactcttagaggaaaacataggaagaatactctttgacataaatatcAGCAAcaacttttttgacccacctcctagagtaatggaaataaaaacagaaataaacaaatgggacctaatgaaacttcaaagcttttgcaaagcaaaggaaactacaaacaagatgaaaagacaaccctcagaatggaagaaaatatttgcaaacgaatcaacggaaaaggatgaatctccaaaatatataaacagctcatgcagctcattattaaaaaaacaaacaatgcaatcctaaaatgggcagaagacctaaatagacatttctccaaaggagacacatgaaaagctgctcaacattactaattattatagaaatgcaaatcaaaactacaatgaggtatcacctcacaccagttagaatggacatcatcagaaggtctacaaacagcaaatgctggagagggtgtggagaaaagggaaccctcttgcactgttgatgggaatgtaaattgatacagccactatggagaacaatatggaggttccttaaaaaactaaaagtacaattaccatatgacccagcaatcccactactgggcatatacccagagaaaaccataattcaaatagacacatgcaccccaatgtttattgcagcactatttacaatagccaggtcatggaagcaacctaaatgcccatcgacagacggatggataaagaagatgtagtacatatatacaatggaatattactcagccataaaaaggaacaaaactgggtcatttgtagagacatggatgaatctagagactgtcaaacagagtgaagtcagaaagagaaaaacaaatatcgtatattaacgcatacatgtggaacctagaaaaatgctacagatgaaccggtttgcagggcagaaatagagagaaagatgtagagaagaaacgtatggacaccaaggggggaaagcggcggggcgTGGccatggtggggaggggtggtggtgggatgaattgggagattgggattgacatgtatacactgatgtgcataaaactgatgactaataagaacctgctgtatagcacagggaactcttctcaatactctgtaatgacctacatgggaaaataattttaaaaggagtggatatatgtataggtataactgatgcactttgctgtacagcagaaactaacacaacattttaaatcaactatactccaataaaaaagaatattgccTGACTATATAAGGGAAAAGCTTAACTCAGTTAACAGTATAAACTGAAATAGTAtataaagtgaattttaaaaataaaaataagaagtatGTATTTAACTGGATGGTCTAAATATAACTACAatggaagaaatcacaaaggaaatattGATAATGTTTAAcaatacaaaaattttttaaattataacagAAAAGCACCATACACAGAGTTAAAAAGTAAGCAACAGTTTTGGGGAAATAATTTTCCACAAATATGATAGACATAGACAAAAGCTTTTTATGTGTAACATACAAAGCTCACACAAATCAATAAGAACCAATTAGGAAAATGGGCGAAGCGTATATGTGAACAATCCACAGAGGGGAATATTACtaaaaagcaataaatatatTAACAAGTTTTACCTCATGAGTAACCAAATAACTGCAAATGAAAACAATACTTAGATAATTGCCACATTCAAATAAGCCAAGTTGTAATTTATGACAATTATAAAGCAAGATAGGAATGCTCTTGTACTGCTGATTGGAGTACAAGTTTGTACAAAACTAAAAAGGAATTAGACAATAGgtatcaaaaatatcaaaactcAATGACTTATCAACTCCTTGACTTCTCAGAATTTAACCTATGAGAATAATCAGAAATGCCAGCATGGgtatatataaaaagatgttcatcacaggattatttataatagcaaaaaattataaacaaccaCAATTTTCAAAAGTAGAGGAATAGCCAAAAAAATTACGATACATCTATATAATGAAAATTCACTATAGGAGACAGAATTTAGAAAGAATATTTCTAATGAGAAGTGAAAAAGCAAGATGCAAGTAATATATACAGGCTGATCTCAACAGGTGAAAAAAAATTGGTAagtaaatatatagagaaaagactggaaagaaatataccaaaaggGTTAATTGCTGTTATTGAAAGGTGATgaggttaattttttcttttatattcctcTGTATTGTCCACATTGTCTGCAAAGGGCATGTCTTATTTCTATATCAAAATGCAAACACAGTAAGTGTTTTGTTAGTGGGTATCACAAGGCACAAAGGAGGCTATTTCGGGCACGGGAACAGCTTGCACACAGCATGGAAGCAGGATGAACGCGAAGCTTCTCACAGTCAGTGGGGAGATCAGTCATAAACGAGGGATCATTGGgggaaactgtgagaaataaaatggagTGGGCACAAAGGCGGTGGATAATGAAGGCTTCTGAAAGACAGGCAGACAGGTTGGGACTTGGTTGTGTAAGCAGTAAGAGGCCTCTGGAGATTCTTAATCAAAGAACATGCTAGGAGCAGCACTTCAGAAAGCTGAGCTGGCAGCTGCTTGCAAGGTGGCCTGGGGGCGCCGGGGGAGCCGGTGGGGGCCGTCTGGAGCAAGAATATCAAACTGGAAGCCGCATCCCCACTCAAGGTGAAGAAAGCTGGACCAAGtgtagaaacagaaggaaaagggTAAATCTGAAAGACGCAGCGAAGGAAAAATAACATTCTTGGTGATTGATTCAGTATAAAGAATGAAGGCGAGGCAAGCATGCATGATGACACCAAAGTTTTAATCTGGACGATTAGAAAAAAGTGGTGACAGTGACAGGCTAGTTGGGAAGCAGCTAATTTAGAAGAGAAAGTGAAGAGGTCAGTTTGGAACATGATGAGTTTGAAGTGATGGTGAGACTTTTAAGAATATGGGACGTTTTGACTCTGATGTTTTGGACCCGGGGGAATATTGACTTCAAGGATATTTGACTTTATTTACAAATACAAATGTCTTATTCAAAATttatacaaacattttaaaatgcttttcaagaagatattttttggaaatcattTCCATCCTGACAGTGTAATTCCTTGATCAATTTTCTACCCCAGATCAGTAAACTCTTCCCagatctttcattttttattaaaatggttTTCCTTGaagcaaattatttttcatttatattttgtgaTAGTCAATCCAACCCTGTTTTTGTCCTTCACAGATATTGTCAATAATACTGTCACCATCTTAGAAATTCTTTGTGACCACTATTTCTATCCAATTTTTCCAGGTCAAATTTTATAGATCTAAAATTTGCCAagaagattttattattatttcagttcTTAATAATAAATGTGAGGTGCCATTTGAGCTACTGTCTACTTTATTTTGTGTTGACCATTTCTGCCAGGAGTTGGGTAAAAGATGGAACAAACACAGATACACAGGATCTATGTACATGGCAGGGGTCAAAACACTGGAGTCAGAAACGTCTTTGGGGGGGTCAcggggtttgttttctttttttttaaataaatttatttattttatctatttatttttggctgtattgggtcctcgctgctgtgcgcgggctttctctagttgcggcgagtgggggccactccttgttgtggtgcacgggcctctcactgcggtggcttcgcttgttgcggagcacgggctccaggcgtgcgggcctcagtagccatggctcacgggctcagtagttgtggcatgcgagctcagtagttgtggctcgtgggctccagagcgcaggctcagtagctgtggcacacgggcttagttgctccgcggcatgtgggatcctcccggaccagggctcgaacccgtgtcccctgcaatgtcaggtggactctcaaccactgcaccaccagggaagcccacggggTTTGTTTTCTTGGTTCCATGATTGTATAGGCATTGAACCAAGGCAGATAAGGGTTTTATTCAAGTGTGAGATCAGGTAATAAGATCCTGGCCTCTGACTCACATGGAGACTTTGGACAAGCCCCTAATGACTCTGCCTGTGCTTCAGCTTCATTATGGAATGGGGGAGGAGACAGGGAGAGGTGGCACATGTCAGGTACATCCTAGTGAGCCACTTCACCCAGGGCTGGTAAGGATTCTTGAGGAAGTAAGATGCTGCGGTGGTCTCTGAGTGGTTTGCAGAACGAGGCAGGAAAAGGGACTTCAAAAGTCCTTCATGATGATGATTTTAGCTTTGAATTCTCTCTTGAAGGAAATGCAAAAGGATATGGATGAGAAGTTGGATGTTTTAATAAATATACAGAAGAACAGCAAGCTGGGAGTGTAAcctgcacccgtctctcctcaaCCCTAAAGAATCTCCTCCCTTCGCTTTGCTAAGTGTCCTCGGGGTTCAGTGGACTCCCAGACCCTTCAAGAAGCTTGGTTTCTCTTCCCCAGTGGCTTGTAGTCAAGGCCTTCCACGGCCAACCATGCTACTGGTTATCTCCTTTCATGTTGAAAATTATCTCCCCAATTCTGCCCCTCCGTGACTCCCCAGTCCTCTCAGGAGAGGACCAAAGGAGCAGCAAGAACTCAGGCTGATAGGAAAGATGGACACAGACCCACAGATCCGGCTCAAGAAAATGGATGGAGCTGATGGAGCGCCACTTGCCCTTCACAAAAAGATGATGGCACTACAACAACCAAAAAAGGATCCAATGGAGTCCCTTCACCAATGTGATACCTGCTGTGTaatgaagccctccctgaccctgCCCCGGTGTTACACCCCTGGGTTCCTGTTCCCCCCGACCTCCCCTGGGCTCTCTCACTCCCTTACCTCTTGCTGTAAAGGACTGGTTCCACTTCTCTCCTGGCCCCAGGATGCCTCCCTAGTCTTGAGTCCGCTCTGGGGTCTTGCCCTATAGGCCTGGGGTGATTCCGaaaccatgaccaagtaggaCTCAACCCTGGATGCACCTGCTCCCAAGTGCAATTGTACTGTTCTGTCCTTTCCTATAGCAAGACCTGATGAGGTGCCCAGCAGACTGGCCATCTTGGACCAGGGAAAAATGATCTTTCTGGTGCCGTTTCTGTCCTCCACAGGAGAAATGTTTGTTGTGTGCCCCAAAGAACAACTACAATCAGGGGTAGGTAGATCCATGGAAGCCCCTTATCTCAATCGGGTGCCCTGTCCTCCCAAAGGCAGTGTGCTCAGGGGTGCATTCCCATCAAATCTCACCCATGGTTATGGTTATACAGGTTCTGCCCCCCCTCACATCCACTCAGTCTTAGAGGACGTGGCACAGGAAGGAGGACTTGCTTAACCCAGCCTGGAGGCTGCTGGCTAGAGGCCCCCGTGGAGGGGAGGGTGCCTTGCCAGCTGCTGAGCTGACCTTGCCTCAGGCTCCTGACTTTCTCCCCATATAACAGGCAACTTCCATACCAGGCCTGGGCATCCTTTTCACCCTTGGCATCTGGACCTGATTCCTGATTTATCTGTGCTTCAACTTCTGTGTGACTGAGGACGTAGTTCCAACTTAGTGCCACCGCAGGACCTATCAGCAGCTCTGGTTCAGCCTCTCCACACTCCTTGAGCTGCACAGCAAATGCTTGCTGCCCTCTTGCATACCACCCTGCCCCTGGCTCCCTCTACCCGGAGAGTAAAATCTTCATTTAAAGCCAAAGCGAGAGTCAAAGTGTTGAATATCAGCCTCAAACTTGAGTGTGCAAGGAGTGTCACTTTTTTGGATTGAAATCAGTGTATTTCAGACTCCAACCTCTCTTCTTGCTTCCTGATGGTTTAGTGGAAAATTCTTAAGGTCATCCTTAGGGTCTTCCTAAGCATGATCCTTCCCCCCTCATCCCTGCTTCCCTCCTCTTCACCTGGTTCTGAAAACGTCCCAGGtcaaaagagaggaagggaggcccTGAAGATATCAGATGCCATTCTGCGTGatcccagcagtgtgtgtgagtgtgtgtgtgcgcgtgcacgtgtgtgtaatTTGGGCAATGGGAGGAACCCCCGGGCCCAGGGTCTAGCCTGCACTGCTTCCGTCTGAGGTCTCGTCACTAAGCAGGACTTGAGGCTCCACTGCTCATAGGAACTTGGTCCCCTTCTTGGGCTCTAAGgatccaccctccctatcctctGGAAAGTTTCCTCAACCCCACACAAAGGAGACCTAGCCTTTCAGAGGCCTTTAAAGGTGGGGACGAGCCATTGACCTCCCCACTTCTCCACGCTGTGTCCTGCCCCAAATCCCTCCACAGAGGGAAGGTGAAGCCTGGTTTCTGGCTTGAAACCAGAGCAAAGAAAGATACAGAGAAAACAGTATTTCAACAAACTATCTTGCCATGGGTGCGATTCTTTGGCTTCAGTTCAACGAACGACGAATTAATGGGATTCCATATTTTATTTCACACCAGCTCTTTCTTGTTTCGTCTCTTTGCTAAGTTGGCTGCTTCAACTTTTAGATGGTCTAGTAAATGTTCAAGTTCTTAATGGCTACATAGTCATGAGCGGTGCCTTGGGTGCTtcagataaacatttaaaaaacaaacaaaaaccaaaa encodes:
- the TEX35 gene encoding testis-expressed protein 35 produces the protein MSAKRAELKKTNLNKNYKAVCLELKPELIRTYDYKRAKQEGPFTKPGGTKELKNELRKVREELKEKMEEIKQIKDVMDKDFEKLHEFVEIMKEMQKDMDEKLDVLINIQKNSKLGVPLRRGPKEQQELRLIGKMDTDPQIRLKKMDGADGAPLALHKKMMALQQPKKDPMESLHQCDTCCEKCLLCAPKNNYNQGQLPYQAWASFSPLASGPDS